In Montipora foliosa isolate CH-2021 chromosome 9, ASM3666993v2, whole genome shotgun sequence, the DNA window TGCTATCTATTGGGAACAGTTTTGAAGATCAAATATAAGTTTTGGGAGAACTGGAGCTATTTGATTTGAGAGCATTTGTAGCAAtgaaaaatccaagatggcggcgccgaTGTGCATAACAGGAGCGGCTTGCTAAAGTTCAAAATCGATCTAACCTCTAACGGCAAACGACTAACCGCAAACTGCGGTTTGAGGTTTGCGGTATATCCCGAAAACCTCGGTGCTAAAGGTCTCTACAGATACTTATGAAACCTTGCTTTCACGAGCATGTGCATCAGCGATTTACCCTCTTGTATCTTCTACAATGAGGTTTCTTGAAAATTTCTGCCAGCTTTAGCTGGTTTTCAATAAAACTCGAGCTGCGCGTCAGTATTGCTTGAATCTTTGACACTGCTGGGTTGTATGTCAGTATTGCTtgaagatttgacactgctgggTTGTATGTTGTGACAAATGGTACAAATTTTCTCGCTGGTTTTGGAGTTTTGTTTAAGAACCGACTGCTTATGGTAGCCTCGCTCTTCAAGACGGGCGTTGAATGTTCTGGCTGGGATTGTTTTCAAAGGATATTTTGGCAGATGTGAacgagaataaagaaattcccGTTATCTTCTGTACCATCAATAAGAATTTAAAAATCCTGGAAACTTTCGCTGAAAGCTCCCGTAAGCGACCATCCtctattgtttattattttggtcgcttacgagagcccATTTTTGTAAGTGACAAGCTCTAGTAGCGACCACTTTTGCTAATTCCCTGGGTGGTCACTTAAGAGAGCTTCGACTGATTTacgaaaaacaaagggaaatacCAAGCTTTACCCCTACCGTGCTCTGTGTGCATCTATTTCATAACAGCCATATGCCTTAGGTAGTGCAAAATGAACTTCGGTGTTTCGCGTTGGAATGGAATAAAAAAGAACgtttttggcaaattaaaaGCAGATAATGGGCGATATGTGGCATTTTAAAGTCCAAGCTCCATGGAAAAATAGGCGCTGTAAATGGCGGAAAAGCTGtaagaaaataaagcaaacgTTCCTGGCAGTGGCTAATTGTTTAttctaaattttctttgagaatgAGAAATAACGAAAGGTGATTGTATCTCAAAAATCAGAATACGTGACGAAGTTAACTTTCGAGATACTTGTTCACCAAATGGAACAAGTTTTATTTCCGGTTTCCGCGATTTTAGCTCagattttttcattttcgttCCCAGATCCGATCGTTTCTCTTGGCCGGCGAGGCTTTCGCACGAGAAAGAAAAGTGATGGAATCTGGGAACAAGAATGACATTTTATCTTGCGTGTAATATTTGGATCCATTCCCCGCGCGGTCAGAGAAGTCTGTCGAGCCTCCCAAAAACATGATCCTGAAAACTGCCTGCAGTTTATCCACGACGGAACGAGGAGGGAGAATGCGTTGGAGACCGgcttgacgtcacaaactagTTTCATCCCAATTTTCAACGATCGATCCCTTTGAAAAGAATAGTTCCATAATTAAGTAAGGTACagtcgtccgggtgagtgtagtcttGAAAAAGATTGTTTGGTCAATGTCATCCTAAAAAGTCCTTCTTAGGAGTACAATCACCTGGACGATCGCACTTCACTTAATTGTGATATGACCgcttatcatatgacccgtacggccaaGCGCgagctttcattgtaaaactactGATCGATTGAGAAAATCCTGATAtatatgagggccgtacgcattagcgcgaccAGGAGGGGAActgctaggaacacgtacttCTCCGCGCCGTGGCGCACGGAACTCGAGATAGAGATACATAGTTTTATTGCAAATGGAATTACAGCCATTCGACTTAATTAAACTATAGCATTACAATAAAATCATGAACCTTAACAACGACGAATAgaataaatgaaaaattataTATACAGATTTATAAAccataataaatattataaatttataaAGACAAACTACCGGCCTCGGATGCctaaggatgatgatgatgatgatgatgatgatgatgatgatgatacttgtgaatgttttagttagtggagagaaacccttcTTGTAAGGTGGATTCTTCTTTCAACACCAATTAGGAAAgacacaaaggttgctaggttaactgctgcttcatgtattactgttaaggtggcttactacagttttataAGGGTTCAAAAGGTGTATACCAGAAATggggaaatttaattttttttttgcatcaatagtctgacaacaaataaaaaaccCTATATGAGACCATTGCTGCTTCAAATTACCGTTTGGGAAGTTAAAGGGGCACGAAACGTGAAGACCGTGCACGATTAGGGGGCCTGGGAACGAACTGGAAAAGTGTGTTTTACGGGAAACTGACCCGTACGACCACAcctaaaaatttttttgttttatcgtaAACTACCAAAGAACATCcttacaaagtaaaaaaaaatctgcaaggcagttttttcataattaatgaaaaagtcaaaattcgaatataaaaaaatttagcttacagattttgacaatttttgttgtgtAGGTCTGTCTTGGTCCTTGCTATGtatcctgaaattttgaggataGTTCGTACGGCTAGTTTTCGAGAAATTTAATGCAAAAGGAGACTTCTCGCAAACTTGGACGAGAATAGTAATACGCATGCGCAAGTGTTTTGGGGAAATCCCTAGCGTGCGCACTCGCGTGTTTTTATCGAACGAACTGAGGAATTCAGGTTATTTGAATCGGCCATAAAGGGTTTCAGACAGAAGACAAAGTGACTTTTTGCTGAATTACCATTCATTACTTGACCATGGTACTAATTCCTTCTGGTGTGGCTTTTACACAACTCACAACGCTCGCCTAAAAGATTCTACATGTACGAAAACGCGAGAGTGACAAAAGGCAATGCTACGCGAACGATTTCTACCAGTCAGTGAATGAGACTCTACAACTATTTCTCAATTCAAGTTAATGTCTTGAGGAAGTTGATTATCTTCTGCAATGTTATGCAGCACTTGGTACCTCGTGGCGATTTTCCTTTGGATGTCGAAGGCGGATTTGCCAGCAGAGCAGCGACACCTCGTGGTCCAGTCGACGAATATAGTTTCCTCAAGTCAGAAAATGACAAACCAGAGTCTGCAAGTTTTTTAGCAAGACTTTTCTTGATGATTGAATTATCAGAGTCGTCGTAGAGCCTGTTGTTGAACGTGAGAAGTCTTTCGTGGGCTTTGTCAAGATACTGGACATCTTCCTGGACTGTTgacagaatcatcgtgttactgTTGTTCACGATTTGTTCTGTTGTCAATTCGAGTTTTGACTGAAACAACACTTTGTCTAAAGCCATGACATCGGCTAAGCCTTGATGGGAATTATCAAATTCGCTCTGAAATAGACACTTGTAGATATCTCGCAGGTTTACTTTTGGAATCGATCCATCTGTTTTACGGAGCAACTGGTTGTTTTCCTTTAGGAGATGCCTGATCAAGACTAAACTGTCCGCGAATAGCAAGTCCAGTTCTTTGAATTTGGGTTCCGTTTCTGTATACTTGGCGATGCTTCGTATGAGCAATGGTGTGTCAAATGCGTTTGCGTTGTGTCCTATGAGCAATATTTTTACAGGTTTTGATGTTGCGTTTTTGATTGTGGCACTTGTGGATTTCAGGAAGTTAGCGAAAGACAGTAAACATTCTGGAAGAGAAACGGTTTGTAAAGCGAAACCATTTCTGTGGAGTACGCGTTCATTGCCGAACGATGCAATGCGAAACTTGTTGATATTACTTACATATATATTAATATCATGTTGAGGCAAGACAAATTTCGTAAACGAATCGCCAGTGCCGTGACAAAAAGCAGATAATTCGACGAGCTCGGCTTTTTTGCCACCAcaatttgtttctgtgtcgTAAATGACAAAGTTGTATTCAAAACCAGGGTTAAATGTCTGGTATCTTCTAGGTTTCCTAAAGCAAAACTGGGGTACTTGTTGTTCAAACTGATagatttcagctttttgaatgCTAGCAGCAATTATTACTTCAGGATCCAGGGATAAAGTACTGCCTGACTCGTACACAGTTCCATCTCGTGATTCAAGTCTACTGTCCTTGCTAGAACGCACATTTCTAAGCTGCTTTCGCTTTTTCTTGAAATCCTTGCTTTGTTTCCGAAGTTGGTCTTGCTTCCTTTCATAATCCATTTTCGAAACCTGACTTGTCATGGTGCACCCGGGTTAATATTTGCTGATTGCAAAACATTCAAGAGATATTGTTTACCCATATTTTTCTGTGCAACAGAACATGCCACTCTCTGGTCGGCACTCTCGCTACCTCCATAAAAACGTATTTTGGGGTTTTTGGAACCTATAGTACTGTTCAGGCTTTCATTTCTTTGTGAAGATGCATTGTGTGCTAGCTTCTTGATGACATTTTCACTActataaatttcaaaaacttctTCCAGTGATCTTTTCAGGCTTTCTCCTACAAGATCTTTACCAAAGGGTAAGTCCCTGTGTTTGTAGCTTGTTGGGTCTTGTTTGTACCCACACAAGGATTCTAAGCAGTGTTCGTGATTCCCAAAGGCATGAGGAACAATTAACCTTATTGCCTTTTGCATACCATCGGTGTTCCCTGCATTCTGTGCTACACTATAGCTGAAACATTTTCCTAAGTAATCTATGACTTTGTTTGATAATGCTGATTCACCCCGGGGGAACGATGTTTCACATTTCAATTTGTGCAAATGGTTAATTAATGTTCGCTTAGCATGCACAGTATCAGACCATTTTTCCACATGATAAACAACTTCTTCTCTTATTTTTGACAGTGTTGAGCAATCATCATCACCAATAAACACTGCATACTTTGCAGGGTTGTTGCTCTGTACTGGTGCTCTCTTAAATAATTCAACTGCACCTAGGGGTTCCATTGATTTTGATGATGTTTGATGGTTAACTCTGCAATCATGAGGTTTAGGATTGCCTCCAGTTTGACTGGCAGACTGGCATGTTCGACAGAATTTGTTTCTAGTTGTAAAGTCCAGTGCTTTCCCAGTTAATGAGCCCATTACCGCACCATGACCTGTCAGGGAATTGTGTGCACGACCTCGTTTGGACCATCCCATGTCATATGATACAGACAAGGGTAAGAGACCATCAGTATCCACAGTGCCGCCGTTTTCCTTCACCAGTTCACATTCCTTATCAAACATCACTTTGCATGTTGCCTTTGCCACCCCTTCCGCTATCTTCCCAACCTCGCGCTCTCTTACCTTGTATGTTTTCCTAGTCATATTTGGTATGTCAAGGGCTGTTAAGATTGAGTTGACATGGGAAAAACCAATACCGTTGTCAAGTGCAGCTAAAGCTACTCTTGTGTTGGCATCAAATGCTTTGGGTCCCCTGGAACCTGCACAGTGTTGTTTGCTGGTTGAAATGTGATTTGTCTGGGAACAGATACTGCACTGAATAGCAAAAGTGCTTGAAATACCAAACTTCTTTTCAGCCATAACATTGAACAAAGAAAGTGGTCCTGCAAAGAGGtacaaatcttatttaaaagtATTCATTATTATGAGGCTATAAGGTATTAAGAAATTACAACTTAGTGTATGGTATCATCTGAACAAAGagaattgaaaagtaaaactgcTTGTTTGAAAGGATACTGTTTATTGTGctaatatttttattgattatgaaaTTGTATTCACAGGgctgaatattttatttccatCTTTATCACTGTCAAATAATTATGGTTTTTAGACATGcctgtattttcttttttcagctgatatttaatttttgttgttgtttacaaaaataTTGTAAACTCAATTGTATTGTGACAAAAATCCTAGAAAATATCAAGTCTCCCTGTCAACAGGTTGGTACAACAGAAAGCATATATGAgaccatttaatattaaaacaCCTTTTAGTAAAAACTATGCTTTACACATGTCCTTTTTTTCAGCCTTCCCAGAGGAGTGGGCCATGAAATTATTAGTTTGTTCAGATAATTCACCGTAAAGGAAATTTGAGGgttttcaagattttttctttttcattttttactttaggCAATATTTTTCCTGAGGTGCTGCAAATGTCAAGCATAGAACATAGACTAGTAAAGCTGGTCTTTGCACAGACTGTCTTAGCTCTTGCCTCTAGGGAGACAATGTTGGTAGAAATGAGCTTATGCCTGGCCCTAAACATTCATCAGATATGCTCTATACCACTTTGCCATTGACATCTTATCATTTTTACATGGAATTTCCCCTGGGGTGTTACCATACTGACTGTTTGGTGTAAACTTAGTGAAGGGTAAATTTTACTTGTTACAAACAGGGATTATGAAATCTCCATTCAAAACAACAACCAGCTTCacctaaataataattattgataaatacAGGTGACTACAACTTACATGTAACAAAAATTGGTTCAGTTTTCATGGCAGAGGAATTTATGCAAACCCCAAGAAATTCATCTTAATTTTTTCCAGCCTCACTGGTGTGAAAACATTCCTTTGACATTTTAGTCTTCATGAAAAATTATGAGCTTGAATTTTGGTAGGCTATAGTTGCCTAGAAATGTTCTAAAACTACTGTACAGCATATACCTTGGTCACAGAATTGGCATTTGTCAAGATCTTTTTGAAGTTTTCCAAAGTCACAAATTCTGTATCCTGCCAAGGGCACTGTTGAAGTAGGTTCATGAAGATTAGTCTTGTTCTTTTGGCAATTGGCCTTGCTCCTGGTGATGTGGCTCTAAGACAGTAGTAATTCTTTAAATGTAGGTGAAACTTGCAGCTATTCTAGTATTGAATTATTGAATTCTGTGGTAAAATTACTTGGAAACAATTTCAGTTTTGCAACCTCCTCAGTACTGACCACATGGCTTTTACATGTGACAATGATACCCAACATCAATGGCATCCATAGTGAAGCTACTCACCTGGCTATCTGTTGGTTTCTCGTCTCTTCCAGTGCTTTTTTGTTTCGCTGGAGGTTCGGCATTTGTATCCTTACTCGCACGTAAGGAAAGCATTTTATCGGCGACTTTTCGCTTCCTCTCTAAACGACATTTTGTTAAAGCATGGCTCGGGTCGTTCTCCTTTCCGGCCGCATGTGCTACTTTGTGTTTGGACAAGCCAAAGACCAGAGCAGTTACAAGAGCAATTTGCCAAAAGGAAGGAAGTGAGCATGTACTTTTacaattgttttgttgttccgACAATATAGTGTGCCCGCTCATGTTACTCAAATCGGTGTTGTCAAGAAAACACAATTTTCCTGACGTTAGAATACTACGGTTTCTAAGCAGGAAGTTTTTTTCTACTCTCAATAAACTTGACGAACATTCTGCTCTCTTGAAAAGACTGAAACGGGAAATgatttgaaaaattttttttacgaccgccatgtttattgtttttgttgggTTTCCCCTTTAATACTCGCGTGTATTTTCCGCGCGTTGTGACGATATCTCGCTCGTGCGTGCGTGGATGATTCGGCAAAAAAAAAGCcgcggaaaactgtagtaagccaccttaaataaccAACCTGGTTATCTTATTCTGCTTTTTAATTAGCATAGTAGTTATAACAATCAAAAGCAGTTTCATTcacaaaaatataataattcaTGCCCCTTTAAAGAGCTTTTGCACAACTAGAGATTCGATTTTGTTGTCTAAACTTGATACGAGACTGAATTCCAACCTGTGTAGGCATGCGCATTTCATATCCATGACAATTACCGACCCGGAATCCCACGCGCACATTTCCCTTGGGAATATTGTTGCAGTGCCCTTCAATATGACGGACGCGATGAGGATCTTGCGAAGCTAAGGCGCCTAAGTATACAGCACCATCAATAAAAGTGAAGTACCAGCCTTAACAGCATTGCGTGCAACCATAAACTCGCAGAGTACCTCTCCAGGCCACATGAAGAGCTGTATCAGAGAAGTTCGTGGCGAACACGCAATCCTGTGGAATAGGGATAATAGAACCAGCCCAAGAGCACACGAGGTTAGTAGGGGACTGTTTGGTTGTCCATATATTACGATGCTTTTAAAGGGAATTTtacttcttctcccttttttcgtaAGAGACAAGTGTTTCTGCTCtctttttttaatcttaattttgTCCGCAGCtcacttgtttttttcttgccgctcatattaatttttttttttttttatttgccgcTCACTTTTGTTAAAATGGTGAGCAGCGGGAAAAAAAGGTTTGTCTTGGAAACAAAGACCCCTAAGGCTCGCAAAACGACGAAAGTAAGAcgaaaccctcaatttggcgaaccctaggcctaactaggcctaaagctggtttttaggcctagggttagccaaattgagggttttgggttactttcatcGTTTTCGAGTCTTAGGGTTTTAGAGGTCTTTGTTTTTAAGACGCCTGAAAAAAGGCGAGCATAAAAAAAAGTGGGCAGcgaaaagtaaaaaacaaaaacagaaaataaaatttgagcGGGGGGCGAAAGAAAAAGTAAGCTGCAGGAAAAATGAGCGGCGATAAAAATAGGAAGTGGCAGAAGGAAAACTGGCGGCGGACAAAATCAAGATTAAAAAAGGAGAGAAGAGACATTTGTTTCTTACGAaaaaggagagaagaaataGAGCACCGTAACATatcaatttttaatttcaaattctaatttttaaactaaatcAAATCTTAAATATTTCtcatttctccaaattttactacTCTTTTGAGAAAAACTATCCAAAATATAtctaaaaatcaccaaaaaatttacaaaacaccccaaaacattgatttgtgttttgagcaTAGAATTATGTATAACTTGAAATGCGAGCTAGATATTGCCACTAAACcaatcttaaggacgttcgcgcgaaaattttctaacattgattttttctgcaaattttatcattgaaagatgatgagttagtgatgtcagaaatgtaaaaaaaatgggggtcaccgattacgttttggagagaacttacccggaagaacaccctagatctgaaaaaatccg includes these proteins:
- the LOC137971868 gene encoding uncharacterized protein; translated protein: MTSQVSKMDYERKQDQLRKQSKDFKKKRKQLRNVRSSKDSRLESRDGTVYESGSTLSLDPEVIIAASIQKAEIYQFEQQVPQFCFRKPRRYQTFNPGFEYNFVIYDTETNCGGKKAELVELSAFCHGTGDSFTKFVLPQHDINIYVSNINKFRIASFGNERVLHRNGFALQTVSLPECLLSFANFLKSTSATIKNATSKPVKILLIGHNANAFDTPLLIRSIAKYTETEPKFKELDLLFADSLVLIRHLLKENNQLLRKTDGSIPKVNLRDIYKCLFQSEFDNSHQGLADVMALDKVLFQSKLELTTEQIVNNSNTMILSTVQEDVQYLDKAHERLLTFNNRLYDDSDNSIIKKSLAKKLADSGLSFSDLRKLYSSTGPRGVAALLANPPSTSKGKSPRGTKCCITLQKIINFLKTLT
- the LOC137971870 gene encoding uncharacterized protein, which encodes MAEKKFGISSTFAIQCSICSQTNHISTSKQHCAGSRGPKAFDANTRVALAALDNGIGFSHVNSILTALDIPNMTRKTYKVREREVGKIAEGVAKATCKVMFDKECELVKENGGTVDTDGLLPLSVSYDMGWSKRGRAHNSLTGHGAVMGSLTGKALDFTTRNKFCRTCQSASQTGGNPKPHDCRVNHQTSSKSMEPLGAVELFKRAPVQSNNPAKYAVFIGDDDCSTLSKIREEVVYHVEKWSDTVHAKRTLINHLHKLKCETSFPRGESALSNKVIDYLGKCFSYSVAQNAGNTDGMQKAIRLIVPHAFGNHEHCLESLCGYKQDPTSYKHRDLPFGKDLVGESLKRSLEEVFEIYSSENVIKKLAHNASSQRNESLNSTIGSKNPKIRFYGGSESADQRVACSVAQKNMGKQYLLNVLQSANINPGAP